In Morococcus cerebrosus, a single genomic region encodes these proteins:
- the aroD gene encoding type I 3-dehydroquinate dehydratase, translating to MKTLTIRHLTLGSGQPKIAVPLVARDEAALSAALKNLEHACFDIIEFRADYFAQAGNPEYLLTQAAAVRRAFPETPLLFTFRRAEEGGEYPCSKAYYFELLDKAAASGIIDIIDIELSAGESEVRQAVAAAKAHKTAVLMSNHDFHQTPAKSDITGRLKKMEEAGADICKIAVMPQSPADVLTLLDATWEARQTANRPIVTISMGKLGLVSRISGSTFGSAITFGTAGNASAPGQLDSASLKNILDVLENGNTAG from the coding sequence ATGAAAACCCTGACCATCCGCCATCTCACGCTCGGCAGCGGACAGCCGAAAATCGCCGTTCCCTTGGTTGCCCGAGACGAAGCAGCCTTATCCGCCGCCCTGAAAAACCTCGAACACGCCTGTTTCGATATTATCGAGTTCAGAGCCGACTATTTCGCCCAAGCAGGCAACCCCGAATACCTGCTTACCCAAGCCGCCGCCGTGCGTCGCGCTTTTCCCGAAACTCCGCTGCTGTTTACCTTCAGGCGCGCGGAGGAAGGCGGCGAATACCCTTGCAGCAAAGCGTATTATTTCGAATTGCTCGATAAAGCCGCCGCTTCAGGCATCATCGACATCATCGACATCGAACTTTCCGCCGGCGAGAGCGAAGTCCGCCAAGCGGTTGCCGCCGCCAAAGCGCACAAAACCGCCGTCCTGATGAGCAACCACGATTTCCATCAAACGCCCGCCAAATCGGACATCACAGGTCGTCTGAAAAAAATGGAAGAGGCAGGCGCGGACATCTGCAAAATCGCCGTGATGCCCCAAAGCCCTGCCGATGTCCTGACGCTTTTGGACGCCACTTGGGAAGCCCGTCAAACTGCAAACCGCCCGATTGTTACCATTTCTATGGGGAAACTCGGACTCGTCAGCCGTATCTCAGGTTCAACCTTCGGCTCCGCCATCACATTTGGCACGGCAGGAAACGCCTCCGCGCCCGGTCAGCTTGATTCCGCCAGCCTGAAAAACATCTTGGATGTTTTGGAAAACGGTAACACCGCCGGATAA
- a CDS encoding TIGR02117 family protein — MKKIFKILLKALLAFIIAAILYFAAAYILGKIPQDSIEASDGEVTLYLNSNGVHADIVMPLSDDLFDWTSIINPADSPAGQGDAPIRYVGIGWGERNFYLNTPQWSDLTASTAVQALSGVNSTLIHAIYYREPPREGENTVKFTVSREQYRRLSANLMRHFKLKAGKAIPVAGAHYSADDAFYEAEGRYHLFNTCNSWLNRRLTESGINGVVWTPFPDPLLDSHRTNTAEKP; from the coding sequence ATGAAAAAAATATTCAAAATCCTCCTGAAAGCCCTGTTGGCATTTATCATCGCCGCCATCCTTTACTTTGCCGCCGCTTACATACTTGGTAAGATTCCGCAGGACAGCATTGAAGCCTCCGATGGCGAGGTAACCCTTTACCTGAACAGCAACGGCGTACACGCCGACATCGTCATGCCGCTTTCAGACGACCTTTTCGACTGGACCAGCATCATCAATCCTGCCGACAGCCCCGCAGGGCAAGGCGATGCGCCCATCCGCTATGTCGGCATAGGCTGGGGCGAGCGCAATTTCTATTTGAACACGCCGCAGTGGTCGGATTTGACCGCCTCTACGGCCGTACAGGCGTTAAGCGGGGTCAACAGCACGCTGATTCACGCCATCTACTACCGCGAGCCGCCGAGAGAAGGCGAAAATACCGTCAAATTCACCGTCAGCCGCGAACAATACCGCCGCCTGAGTGCCAACCTGATGCGTCATTTCAAATTGAAAGCGGGCAAAGCCATCCCCGTCGCCGGCGCGCATTACAGTGCTGACGACGCATTCTACGAAGCAGAAGGCCGCTACCATCTTTTCAATACGTGCAACAGCTGGCTCAACCGCCGCCTGACCGAAAGCGGCATCAACGGCGTCGTTTGGACACCGTTCCCCGATCCGCTGCTTGACAGCCATCGTACCAATACAGCAGAAAAACCATGA